The following proteins come from a genomic window of Herpetosiphon gulosus:
- a CDS encoding nitroreductase, whose protein sequence is MATSNEVLGFLAQRRSYGLKEVSPEPIERSAIELILQAATLAPSHGVTEPWRFVVYSGEARAELGTALVAAAQGDPFQEAKQRDKVWMAPVWIALGMQPQPKNPEWEELAAVAMAVQNAHLMAAHLGLAAKWSSGPIGTHDIVAKTVGFEAPTKLLGFLYVGKPAVTPKPLARSDWQSKTTWKE, encoded by the coding sequence ATGGCAACCAGCAACGAAGTTTTGGGCTTTTTGGCCCAACGCCGATCATATGGCTTGAAAGAAGTTTCTCCTGAGCCAATCGAGCGCTCGGCCATTGAATTAATTTTACAGGCAGCAACCTTGGCTCCCAGCCATGGTGTGACTGAGCCTTGGCGTTTTGTGGTTTATAGCGGCGAAGCTCGTGCCGAATTAGGCACAGCGTTGGTTGCAGCCGCGCAAGGCGATCCATTTCAAGAGGCCAAACAGCGCGATAAAGTCTGGATGGCTCCGGTTTGGATTGCCCTTGGCATGCAGCCACAGCCCAAAAATCCCGAATGGGAAGAATTGGCCGCTGTCGCCATGGCAGTGCAAAATGCCCACTTGATGGCGGCGCATCTTGGTTTAGCCGCCAAATGGTCGAGTGGCCCGATTGGTACACACGACATTGTTGCCAAAACTGTGGGTTTTGAAGCTCCAACCAAATTGTTGGGCTTTTTGTATGTTGGCAAACCTGCGGTTACACCCAAGCCTTTGGCTCGTAGCGATTGGCAAAGCAAAACGACTTGGAAAGAATAA
- a CDS encoding GNAT family N-acetyltransferase, whose product MQPNYTIRRPTQAELSMLPAIEVAAAQLFLPTQHAFIATWPPATLDDLQAYFAWDGVWVAVDADAMPVGFALARIVDGEVYLSELDVHPDHGQRGVGRELIKAVAIWGKQQGYRHMSLLTFNDIAWNGLFYARLGFRALTAAECGPELTAIAQSHIAVGLPATARVAMLAELDQLVDLH is encoded by the coding sequence ATGCAGCCCAATTATACGATTCGTCGGCCAACTCAGGCCGAATTAAGCATGTTGCCAGCGATTGAAGTTGCCGCCGCCCAGCTTTTTTTGCCAACCCAGCATGCCTTTATCGCCACCTGGCCACCAGCAACCCTCGACGATTTACAAGCCTATTTTGCTTGGGATGGAGTGTGGGTTGCCGTTGATGCTGACGCTATGCCTGTAGGCTTTGCCTTAGCTAGAATCGTCGATGGCGAAGTTTATCTGAGCGAACTGGATGTCCACCCTGATCATGGGCAACGTGGCGTGGGACGAGAGTTGATTAAGGCAGTTGCGATATGGGGCAAACAGCAGGGTTATCGTCACATGAGCTTATTGACCTTCAACGATATTGCTTGGAATGGCTTGTTTTATGCGCGTTTGGGGTTTCGGGCATTAACTGCGGCTGAATGTGGGCCTGAATTAACGGCGATTGCCCAAAGCCATATTGCTGTAGGTTTGCCTGCAACCGCGCGGGTGGCAATGCTAGCCGAGCTTGATCAGCTTGTTGATCTACATTAA
- a CDS encoding Gmad2 immunoglobulin-like domain-containing protein — MRSLKYISLALLLVACGGQSPTTSTPAATTNLPAQATATIQTGSAATSIPKTVPQATGMPQATVATANQINLSAPPAEAVLTDSVRVAGTIVFTPFEKTLRLVIQTNDGNILYQGPINTTGEYGSSATFDVTVPIVAAASGPGVIKVIEDDMSGELPYRTIAEQPVQFASTTAEPSPAEPAILIELIEPAMHAVVGNPLSFKGTLSAMPFEKNVVIEIYDSELHLLGQTSVIADGEYGSAGTFSGSINFQAPLSSRIGRIVAYTTSPKDGSVVGRDEATLTLPAWNGTGAYLAQPAPETSAFLPLHVEAVGLSSDNYTVRLRYADGTLLENKTQAYNGYLALSLMWDKAALVLPNQGAILELVKADGTVELTQNLYMQDLTSQPTTSVEVSWLAGEGSINGIRTLPKTASVASAALRELVWGPVGEDSAYSTAIPSPKIIADYTGDKTGWTGRVHLRSVRIEGDTAYVDWSREMRAWGGGSMQLESLQAQVDLTLKQFPQVKNVVMTVEGSEEVLQP, encoded by the coding sequence ATGCGTTCTTTGAAATATATCAGTCTGGCTTTATTGTTGGTAGCTTGCGGTGGTCAAAGCCCTACAACCAGCACGCCAGCAGCAACCACCAATTTACCAGCCCAAGCCACTGCCACCATCCAAACTGGCTCGGCGGCAACCAGTATTCCAAAAACCGTGCCCCAAGCTACGGGTATGCCGCAAGCGACAGTTGCCACGGCTAACCAAATTAACTTGAGTGCGCCGCCCGCCGAGGCTGTGCTAACCGATTCGGTGCGCGTGGCAGGCACAATTGTATTCACACCATTCGAGAAAACCTTGCGCCTCGTGATTCAAACCAACGATGGCAACATTCTGTATCAGGGGCCAATTAATACCACTGGCGAATATGGCAGCAGCGCAACCTTCGATGTGACCGTGCCAATCGTCGCAGCAGCAAGCGGCCCAGGTGTGATCAAGGTGATCGAAGATGATATGAGTGGCGAATTGCCCTATCGTACAATTGCCGAACAACCAGTGCAATTTGCTTCAACTACTGCTGAGCCAAGCCCTGCCGAGCCAGCAATTTTGATCGAATTGATCGAGCCAGCGATGCACGCTGTCGTTGGTAATCCATTAAGTTTTAAAGGCACGCTCTCGGCTATGCCCTTTGAAAAAAACGTCGTGATCGAAATCTATGATAGTGAATTGCATTTGCTCGGCCAAACCAGCGTGATTGCTGATGGCGAATATGGCTCAGCCGGAACATTCAGTGGCAGCATCAATTTTCAAGCACCTTTGAGTAGCCGCATCGGTCGGATTGTAGCTTATACGACATCGCCCAAGGATGGCTCAGTCGTTGGGCGTGACGAAGCCACCTTGACCTTGCCTGCTTGGAATGGCACAGGCGCATATTTGGCCCAACCTGCTCCCGAAACCAGTGCCTTCTTGCCGTTGCATGTTGAAGCAGTCGGTTTGAGCAGCGATAATTACACTGTGCGTTTGCGCTACGCCGATGGCACACTGTTGGAAAACAAGACCCAAGCCTACAACGGTTATTTGGCCTTGAGTTTGATGTGGGACAAAGCTGCACTAGTCTTGCCAAATCAAGGCGCAATTTTGGAGTTGGTCAAGGCTGATGGCACAGTTGAATTAACCCAAAATCTGTATATGCAAGATCTGACCAGCCAACCGACCACGAGTGTCGAAGTCTCTTGGTTAGCAGGCGAAGGCTCAATCAACGGGATTCGAACCTTACCAAAAACCGCAAGCGTCGCCAGCGCTGCGTTACGCGAATTGGTATGGGGGCCAGTTGGTGAAGATTCAGCCTATAGCACAGCGATTCCTAGCCCCAAAATTATTGCCGATTACACTGGTGATAAAACTGGCTGGACAGGGCGGGTGCATCTGCGCTCAGTGCGAATCGAAGGCGATACCGCTTATGTTGATTGGAGTCGCGAGATGCGAGCATGGGGCGGCGGGTCAATGCAACTTGAATCACTGCAAGCTCAAGTTGACCTAACGCTCAAGCAATTTCCCCAAGTCAAGAATGTTGTTATGACGGTTGAAGGCAGTGAAGAAGTGCTACAACCTTAA
- a CDS encoding methylated-DNA--[protein]-cysteine S-methyltransferase, whose amino-acid sequence MQQLTIEQIATPIGAVVIISSPQGVVYLDFGDNQARCQRLLSQRYGQFELIPASQNLWADAVSSYFAGNLWALDPIVVDLAGSEFQRKVWLTLREIGVGQTMSYGELAAKVGTPTAARAVGMTNGQNPISLVLPCHRVIGANKSLTGYAGGLERKRWLLRHEGAQFKDTPAQASFELV is encoded by the coding sequence ATGCAACAATTAACTATCGAACAAATCGCAACGCCGATTGGTGCTGTGGTAATTATTAGCAGCCCTCAGGGCGTAGTCTATTTGGATTTTGGCGATAATCAAGCCCGCTGCCAACGCTTGCTCAGCCAACGCTATGGTCAATTTGAGCTAATTCCAGCCAGCCAAAATCTGTGGGCCGATGCAGTTTCAAGCTATTTTGCCGGCAATTTGTGGGCGCTCGATCCAATTGTGGTCGATCTGGCAGGCAGCGAGTTTCAGCGCAAAGTTTGGCTGACACTGCGCGAAATCGGGGTTGGTCAAACCATGAGCTATGGCGAGTTGGCGGCCAAAGTTGGCACACCGACAGCTGCGCGGGCAGTTGGCATGACTAATGGCCAAAATCCAATTAGCTTGGTGCTGCCCTGCCATCGCGTAATCGGAGCCAACAAAAGCCTGACTGGCTATGCTGGTGGTTTGGAACGCAAACGCTGGTTGCTGCGCCACGAAGGTGCTCAATTTAAAGATACGCCTGCCCAAGCGAGTTTTGAATTAGTTTGA
- a CDS encoding Ada metal-binding domain-containing protein: protein MLTEIEPSLPSHNEMVAHMLQSDASYNGKFITAVKTTGIYCLPSCRARKPKPENVEFFTNPNAAQGAGYRACKLCRPDDFYRGFDPEEHLTEQLIEAVLAQPAAFADVKAMAQTAGVGQTKLFELMRIYYHTTPADLLLRARIEAACGLLLNTEQTIIAIANEVGFDSLSSFNENFRKQTMLTPSEYRRMPETGRFSLALPNDYPSRQILGQLGRDPVSLTDRVVEQTWHSTCRLNGQTGVLLKVTITLTLAECSIVEQPALTASDFATLHSHVIAGLGLTNDPSRFEAHVAKSPALLPLIEQQRGLRMPLVHNPFDALVWAILGQQISLAVAYRLRQRLTELVGQRLTQDFYLAPTPNAIAQLTVEQLLPLGFSNSKARYLIDTAQAIVTETLPLASYYRKSATRIERELLALRGIGPWTAQYVLMRSFGFSDCVPVGDSGLTSSLQAFFQLEQRPDRSTTLALMAAFSPYRSLATFHLWQRLKPM from the coding sequence ATGTTAACTGAAATCGAGCCAAGCCTGCCAAGCCATAACGAAATGGTTGCCCACATGCTGCAATCGGATGCTAGCTATAACGGCAAATTTATCACCGCAGTCAAAACCACGGGCATCTATTGTTTGCCAAGCTGCCGCGCACGCAAGCCCAAGCCCGAGAATGTTGAATTTTTTACCAATCCCAATGCTGCCCAAGGGGCGGGCTATCGCGCTTGTAAATTGTGCCGCCCTGATGATTTTTATCGTGGTTTCGACCCTGAAGAACATTTAACCGAGCAATTGATTGAAGCAGTTTTGGCCCAACCAGCGGCGTTTGCTGATGTCAAGGCCATGGCCCAAACTGCGGGGGTTGGCCAAACTAAATTATTTGAATTGATGCGCATTTATTACCACACGACCCCCGCCGATTTGCTGCTACGAGCACGCATCGAGGCGGCCTGTGGTTTATTGCTCAACACTGAACAAACAATTATTGCAATTGCCAATGAAGTGGGCTTCGATAGCTTATCGAGCTTCAACGAAAATTTTCGCAAGCAGACCATGCTCACGCCTAGCGAATATCGACGCATGCCCGAAACTGGGCGATTTAGCCTTGCCTTGCCCAACGATTATCCCAGCCGCCAAATTTTAGGCCAGCTCGGACGTGATCCGGTCAGCCTGACCGATCGGGTGGTTGAGCAAACATGGCATAGCACTTGTCGCTTAAATGGGCAAACTGGGGTATTGCTCAAGGTTACTATCACGCTAACGCTAGCTGAATGCAGCATCGTGGAGCAACCAGCATTAACCGCCAGCGACTTTGCCACGCTTCACAGCCATGTTATTGCAGGTTTGGGTTTAACCAATGATCCCAGTCGCTTCGAAGCGCATGTTGCCAAATCACCAGCTTTATTGCCATTAATTGAACAACAACGTGGTTTGCGCATGCCCTTGGTACATAATCCATTTGATGCTTTAGTATGGGCAATTTTGGGCCAGCAAATTTCGCTGGCGGTGGCTTATCGCTTGCGCCAGCGCCTAACCGAGCTAGTTGGGCAGCGATTAACGCAGGATTTTTATCTTGCGCCAACCCCCAATGCGATTGCCCAATTAACTGTTGAGCAATTGCTGCCGTTGGGTTTTTCCAATTCCAAGGCACGCTATTTAATTGATACTGCTCAGGCGATTGTCACCGAAACCTTGCCCTTAGCGAGCTATTACCGCAAATCGGCCACACGGATCGAGCGCGAACTGTTGGCGCTGCGTGGCATTGGGCCATGGACAGCCCAATATGTGCTGATGCGGTCGTTTGGCTTTAGCGATTGTGTGCCGGTGGGCGATAGTGGCCTGACCAGCAGTTTACAGGCATTTTTTCAGCTTGAGCAACGACCTGATCGCTCGACAACTTTAGCCTTGATGGCAGCATTTAGCCCCTATCGTAGTTTGGCGACGTTTCATCTATGGCAACGCTTGAAGCCAATGTAA